The sequence AGGAAAAATAAAGGAGTATGACTCAATATTAAGAGATATTGGATATAAGCTAAATACGGCCAGAGTAGATAAGCGGGTTGCTGAATATATTGTTGAGTTTTACAAATCGTAAAAAGTGCTGATATGGTATTATTTTAAATTGTTAGAAATTGTCAAGAAAACCAAGTTATTTTGAATAATAGGATTAGAATTGATTATGGAGAATAAATCATGAAGTTGGAACGCTTCGAAGGAAATCCCATCCTGCAGCCACAGGGCGACGGTTGGGAATCGTTGGCTGCTTATAATTGCGGCGCTGTGCTCAAGGACGGTAATATTCATATACTCTATCGTGCCATAGGCGAATACACAAATTATGTTTCCAGAGTGGGGCATGCAATCTTTGATACAAATCTAAATTTTATTGAAAGACATGACGATCCTTGTTTTGTACCTGATTTGACATTTTGGGAAAAATCCGTGGAAGACGTCCGCATTACACCTCTAGACGGCAAGTTTTACATTACTTATGTGGTGACTGTTACACCATGTCCTCCGGTGGGGGTTCGAAAACGTTTGGGACTTCCCCTGATAGCGCAAGCTCCTACCCGTGTGGCTGTGGCGGAAACAAATGATTTTGTAAATTTCAAGCGTCTTGGATTTATGACACCTTACGGAACAAACCAGCGGGATACGGTTATTTTTCCCGAAAGAATTAACGGCAAAATAGCAGTACTGCACAGACCTTCGGATTGGATTGGTTCTTCTTATGGCACTGATAAACCCGCAATTTGGTTTGCTTATCTTGACCGCTGGGAGGGTGGGTTGTCAGGTCACAAATTGGTGATGAAATCAGAAAATGATTGGCAATCCTATAAAATTGGTGCCGGACCGCCACCGATTAAAACGGAAAAGGGCTGGCTTTTAATTTTTCATGGCGTTCAGCTAAATCGCATATATAGAGCCGGAGCTGTGCTGTTAGATCTGGAAGAACCATGGAAGGTAATTGCCCGAACTGCATCCCCGATTCTGGAGCCCGAGACTGAGTATGAATACATTGGAGATATGCCTAATGTCGTTTTTCCAGAAGGGGCAGTAGTTGTTGGCGATGAGCTGCTTGTTTTCTACGGTGGAGCGGATAAAGTCTGCTGTGTTGCCAAAACTAACTTAAAAAAATTTGTTACTAAATTATTGAAATAAGTTTAATGTTTTTTTTCTATTAATTAACTAACATCGAGGAGGAGATGTATGAAAATTATTCCTATAGTCAGAGCAAAGATGATGAGGGAGGAGGTGATGTTATTAAATTTTTATAGTGCTTCGTAAATTAATAATTTTAAGGAGAAGAAGGAGAGGAGAGAAATGAAAAAAATTTGTTTAATTTTTACCTTGCTGATTTTCAGTATGTTGTCAGTGAATTCTTTTGCACAGGATGATGGTCTTAAGTTAGGTATTTCCTGGAGTGACTTCCAGGCTGCTATTTTAGATTCAATTTCCGGTGCTAAGTACGTTTTGGCGGGTGTTGATGTGGATCAAGACGGCAAGCAGGAATTTATTGTTCCTATTGATTATGGAATTCTGAATGGGATTCCTACACGACAGATCGCTGTGTTTGAAGCGGTCGGTAACAATAATTACGAATTAGCCTGGAAATATACTTATCCTGGTGAGGCTGCCGGAGAGTTGGTTC is a genomic window of bacterium containing:
- a CDS encoding glycosidase → MKLERFEGNPILQPQGDGWESLAAYNCGAVLKDGNIHILYRAIGEYTNYVSRVGHAIFDTNLNFIERHDDPCFVPDLTFWEKSVEDVRITPLDGKFYITYVVTVTPCPPVGVRKRLGLPLIAQAPTRVAVAETNDFVNFKRLGFMTPYGTNQRDTVIFPERINGKIAVLHRPSDWIGSSYGTDKPAIWFAYLDRWEGGLSGHKLVMKSENDWQSYKIGAGPPPIKTEKGWLLIFHGVQLNRIYRAGAVLLDLEEPWKVIARTASPILEPETEYEYIGDMPNVVFPEGAVVVGDELLVFYGGADKVCCVAKTNLKKFVTKLLK
- a CDS encoding VCBS repeat-containing protein, giving the protein MKKICLIFTLLIFSMLSVNSFAQDDGLKLGISWSDFQAAILDSISGAKYVLAGVDVDQDGKQEFIVPIDYGILNGIPTRQIAVFEAVGNNNYELAWKYTYPGEAAGELVQPAVGDLDGDGNLEILGIHVQPDGVDPALPNFYVFECKGDNDYGTEPTVAWDMNDNRRNNIRCAAAYDLDNDGKMEVILTDNKGPVVASVS